The sequence AGACTACTCAGTCctattactacagtatgtatggtcacAATGTAGACTACTACATAGAATGATAGCTGTGCTGCTGGTAAAAGATGACCAGCTGGTAAAAGATGATCCTACTTGGAGGGAAGCCAGCTCTACTCACAGGACAACCCTTTGCTACTTGGAGGGAAGCCAGCTCTACTCACAGTAAAACCCTTTTCTACTTGGAGGGAAGCCAGCTCTACTCACAGGAAAACCCTCTCCTACTTGGAGGGAAGCCAGCTCTACTCACAGTAAAACCCTTTGCTACTTGGAGGGAAGCCAGCTCTACTCACAGGAAAACCCTCTCCTACTTGGAGGGAAGCCAGCTCTACTCACAGGAAAACCCTTTTCTACTTGGAGGGAAGCCAGCTCTACTCACAGTAAAACCCTTTTCTACTTGGAGGGAAGCCAGCTCTACTCACAGGAAAACCCTCTCCTACTTGGAGGGAAGCCAGCTCTACTCACAGGAAAACCCTCTCCTACTTGGAGGGAAGCCAGCTCTACTCACAGGAAAACCCTTTTCTACTTGGAGGGAAGCCAGCTCTACTCACAGGAAAACCCTTTTCTACTTGGAGGGAAGCCAGCTCTACTCACAGTAAAACCCTTTGCTACTTGGAGGGAAGCCAGCTCTACTCACAGGACAACCCTTTGCTACTTGGAGGAAGCCAGCTCTACTCACAGGAAAACCCTTTGCTACTTGGAGGAAGCCAGCTCTACTCACAGTAAAACCCTTTTCTACTTGGAGGAAGCCAGCTCTACTCACAGTAAAACCCTCTCCTACTTGGAGGGAAGCCAGCTCTACTCACAGGAAAACCCTCTCCTACTTGGTGGGAAGCCAGCTCTACTCACAGGAAAACCCTTTTCTACTTGAGAGGGAAGCCAGCTCTACTCACAGTAAAACCCTTTGCTACTTGGAGGGAAGCCAGCTCTACTCACAGGAAAACCCTCTCCTACTTGGAGGGAAGCCAGCTCTACTCACAGGAAAACCCTTTGCTACTTGGAGGGAAGCCAGCTCTACTCACAGTAAAACCCTTTTCTACTTGGAGGGAAGCCAGCTCTACTCACAGTAAAACCCTCTCCTACTTGGAGGGAAGCCAGCTCTACTCACAGGAAAACCCTCTCCTACTTGGAGGGAAGCCAGCTCTACTCACAGGAAAACCCTTTTCTACTTGGAGGGAAGCCAGCTCTACTCACAGGAAAACCCTTTGCTACTTGGAGGGAAGCCAGCTCTACTCACAGGAAAACCCTTTTCTACTTGGAGGGAAGCCAGCTCTACTCACAGGAAAACCCTCTCCTACTTGAAGAGAAGCCAGCTCTACTCACAGTAAAACCCTTTGCTACTTGGAGGGAAGCCAGCTCTActcacaggaaaaggagggcaaaGCCTCATCTATTTGAAGAGGGAAGCCAGCTCTACTCACAGGAAAACCCTCTCCTACTTGGAGGGAAGCCAGCTCTACTCACAGGAAAACCCTTTTCTACTTGGAGGGAAGCCAGCTCTACTCACAGTAAAACCCTTTTCTACTTGGAGGGAAGCCAGCTCTACTCACAGTAAAACCCTTTTCTACTTGGAGGGAAGCCAGCTCTACTCACAGTAAAACCCTTTTCTACTTGGAGGGAAGCCAGCTCTACTCACAGGAAAACCCTTTTCTACTTGGAGGGAAGCCAGCTCTACTCACAGGAAAACCCTCTCCTACTTGAAGGGAAGCCAGCTCTACTCACAGTAAAACCCTTTGCTACTTGGAGGGAAGCCAGCTCTActcacaggaaaaggagggcaaaGCCTCATCTATTTGAAGAGGGAAGCCAGCTCTACTCACAGTAAAACCCTCTCCTACTTGGAGGGAAGCCAGCTCTACTCACAGGAAAACCCTCTCCTACTTGAAGGGAAGCCAGCTCTACTCACAGTAAAACCCTTTGCTACTTGGAGGGAAGCCAGCTCTActcacaggaaaaggagggcaaaGCCTCATCTATTTGAAGAGGGAAGCCAGCTCTACTCACAGGAAAACCCTGTCCTACTTGGAGGGAAGCCAGCTCTACTCACAGGAAAACCCTTTTCTACTTGGAGGGAAGCCAGCTCTACTCACAGTAAAACCCTTTTCTACTTGGAGGAAGCCAGCTCTACTCACAGTAAAACCCTTTTCTACTTTGGAGGAAGCCAGCTCTACTCACAGTAAAACCCTTTTCTACTTGGAGGAAGCCAGCTCTACTCACAGTAAAACCCTTTTCTACTTGGAGGAAGCCAGCTCTACTCACAGTAAAACCCTTTTCTACTTGGAGGGAAGCCAGCTCTACTCACAGGAAAACCCTTTTCTACTTGGAGGAAGCCAGCTCTACTCACAGGAAAACCCTCTCCTACTTGGAGGGAAGCCAGCTCTACTCACAGTAAAACCCTCTCCTACTTGGTGGGAAGCCAGCTCTACTCACAGGACAACCCTCTCCTACTTGGTGGGAAGCCAGCTCTACTCACAGGAAAACCCTTTGCTACTTGGAGGGAAGCCAGCTCTActcacaggaaaaggagggcaaaGCCTCATCTATTTGAAGAGGGAAACCAGAAAGGGAAACCAAACCAGGATGTGACTCACTCCTAGAGaactcaaaacaaaacaaacatggagAAACAGTGGAAGCAgtaaacatttaataaaacaCTCCTTCCCCTAAGAAAGAGAAAGGTTTCTTTTCAAAGTGGCGACATCTCATGATTAAACCTCCTTACAGTATCAACAGTGTCATTTCAGAATAGTGGGTATAAAACCTCAGTATCAACAGTGACAGAGTCATTTCAGAATAGTGGATATAAAACCTCAGTATCAACAGTGACCGAGTCATTTCAGAATAGTGGATATAAAACCTCAGTATCAACAGTGACCGAGTCATTTCAGAATAGTGGATATAAAACCTCAGTATCAACAGGGACCAAGTCATTTCAGAATAGTGGATATAAAACCTCAGTATCAACAGGGACCAAGTCATTTCAGAATAGTGGATATAAAACCTCAGTATCAACAGGGACCATGTCATTTCAGAATAGTGGATATAAAACCTCAGTATCAACAGAGTCATTTCAGAATAGTGGATATAAAACCTCAGTATCAACAGTGTCATTTCAGAATAGTGGATATAAAACCTCAGTATCAACAGGGACCGAGTCATTTCAGAATAGTGGATATAAAACCTCAGTATCAACAGTGTCATTTCAGAATAGTGGATATAAAACCTCAGTATCAACAGAGTCATTTCAGAATAGTGGATATAAAACCTCAGTATCAACAGTGTCATTTCAGAATAGTGGATATAAAACCTCAGTATCAACAGGGACCAAGTCATTTCAGAATAGTGGATATAAAACCTCAGTATCAACAGTGTCATTTTAGAATAGTGGATATAAAACCTCAGTATCAACAGAGTCATTTCAGAATAGTGGATATAAAACCTCAGTATCAACAGTGTCATTTCAGAATAGTGGATATAAAACCTCAGTATCAACAGTGTCATTTCAGAATAGTGGATATAAAACCTCAGTATCAACAGTGACCGAGTCATTTCAGAATAGTGGATATAAAACCTCAGTATCAACAGTGACCGAGTCATTTCAGAATAGTGGATATAAAACCTCAGTATCAACAGTGACCGAGTCATTTCAGAATAGTGGATATAAAACCTCAGTATCAACAGTGTCATTTCAGAATAGTGGATATAAAACCTCAGTATCAACAGAGTCATTTCAGAATAGTGGATATAAAACCTCAGTATCAACAGTGTCATTTCAGAATAGTGGATATAAAACCTCAGTATCAACAGGGACCGAGTCATTTCAGAATAGTGGATATAAAACCTCAGTATCAACAGTGTCATTTCAGAATAGTGGATATAAAACCTCAGTATCAACAGTGTCATTTCAGAATAGTGGATATAAAACCTCAGTATCAACAGTGTCATTTCAGAATAGTGGATATAAAACCTCAGTATCAACAGGGACCGAGTCATTTCAGAATAGTGGATATAAAACCTCAGTATCAACAGTGTCATTTCAGAATAGTGGATATAAAACCTCAGTATCAACAGAGTCATTTCAGAATAGTGGATATAAAACCTCAGTATCAACAGAGTCATTTCAGAATAGTGGATATAAAACCTCAGTATCAACAGTGTCATTTCAGAATAGTGGATATAAAACCTCAGTATCAACAGGGACCGAGTCATTTCAGAATAGTGGATATAAAACCTCAGTATCAACAGTGACCGAGTCATTTCAGAATAGTGGATATAAAACCTCAGTATCAACAGTGACCGAGTCATTTCAGAATAGTGGATATAAAACCTCAGTATCAACAGTGACCGAGTCATTTCAGAATAGTGGATATAAAACCTCAGTATCAACAGTGTCATTTCAGAATAGTGGATATAAAACCTCAGTTCAACAGGGACCGAGTCATTTCAGAATAGTGGATATAAAACCTCAGTATCAACAGTGACCGAGTCATTTCAGAATAGTGGATATAAAACCTCAGTATCAACAGTGACCGAGTCATTTCAGAATAGTGGATATAAAACCTCAGTATCAACAGTGTCATTTCAGAATAGTGGATATAAAACCTCAGTATCAACAGGGACCGAGTCATTTCAGAATAGTGGATATAAAACCTCAGTATCAACAGTGACCGAGTCATTTCAGAATAGTGGATATAAAACCTCAGTATCAACAGTGTCATTTCAGAATAGTGGGTATAAAACCTCAGTATCAACAGTGTCATTTCAGAATAGTGGATATAAAACCTCAGTATCAACAGTGACCGAGTCATTTCAGAATAGTGGATATAAAACCTCAGTATCAACAGTGTGTCATTTCAGAATAGTGGTATAAAACCTCAGTATCAACAGTGTCATTTCAGAATAGTGGATAAAACCTCAGTATCAACAGGGACCGAGTCATTTCAGAATAGTGGATATAAAACCTCAGTATCAACAGGGACCGAGTCATTTCAGAACAGCCAATCAGCTGCTAACAAAATGAGTTGGAGGAAACCGTTCTACTTCCCAAAGAGTATCTGTTCCAaattataccctattccctatataggaatagggtctgttcaaaagtaatgcaccatatagggaatagggctctggtctatagtagtaccactatatagggaatagggctctggtctatagtagtaccactatatagggaatagggccctggtctatagtagtaccactatatagggaatagggctctggtctatagtagtgtactatataggtaatagggctctggtctatagtagtaccactatataggaatagggctctggtctatagtagtaccactatatagggaatagggccctggtctatagtagtaccactatatagggaataggggcctggtctatagtagtgtactatataggaatagggctctggtctatagtagtaccactatatagggaataggccctggtctatagtagtaccactatatagggaatagggctctggtctatagtagtaccactatatagggaatagggccctggtctatagtagtgcactatatagggaatagggctctggtctatagtagtaccactatatagggaataaggccctggtctatagtagtaccactatatagagaatagggctctggtctatagtagtaccactatatagggaataaggccctgtctatagtagtaccactatacagGGAagtggccctggtctatagtagtgtactatatagggaatagggccctggtctaatgtaggggGTTAGCAGTAACACGTCGTCAAGCCCCCACATTCTTCCCTCTAGTGTATAGAGTCAGACAGAGATGTCAGAGATACAGAATACTATTGTATTGTTGATCCAGTATGGGCAGGTGTTGTTGACCTAGATAAAGAGGCAGTCTTTCAGGGTGAACaacatttctctctctacttaaAAACATCCTCTCCTGTTCACTGCAAAAACCACCTGGACAAACTCTCCACAGGAACGTCTTTTAACATAAAGGAAATGTCTATCCAAATCACTACCCACGCTGTACAGAGTTGGATAGAACAGGGGCTAGTAGAATGTATCTATAGAATTGGATAGAATAGGGGCTAGTAGAATGTATCTGTACAGAGTTGGATAGAACAGGGGCTAGTAGAATGTATCTATACAGAGTTGGATAGAACAGGGGCTAGTAGAATGTATCTATACAGAGTTGGATAGAACAGGGGCTAGTAGAATGTATCTATACAGAGTTGGATAGAACAGGGGCTAGTAGAATGTATCTATACAGAGTTGGATAGAACAGGGGCTAGTAGAATGTATCTATACAGAGTTGGATAGAACAGGGGCTAGTAGAATGTATCTATACAGAGTTGGATAGAACAGGGGCTAGTAGAATGTATCTATACAGAGTTGGATAGAACAGGGGCTAGTAGAATGTATCTATACAGAGTTGGATAGAACAGGGGCTAGTAGAATGTATCTATACAGAGTTGGATAGAACAGGGGCTAGTAGAATGTATCGCACGCCTAGCCATCAGACACATGACCTGTGAAAACAAATGCAACATATGTCTCCAAACCGTTTAGTCAACCGATGACTGCAGAGGTTAGATTGACCCTCACACTTTAACCTCACGGACAATACAGTCACTTCCTGAGTCAGCTGGGACTACAACTGCACAGTCACTTCCTGAGTCAGCTAGACTACAACTGCACAGTCACTTCCTGAGTCAGCTAGACTACAACTGCACAGTCACTTCCTGAGTCAGCTGGACTACAACTGCACAGTCACTTCCTGAGTCAGCTGGACTACAACTGCACAGTCACTTCCTGAGTCAGCTGGACTACAACTGCACAGTCACTTCCTGAGTCAGCTGGACTACAACTGCACAGTCACTTCCTGAGTCAGCTGGACTACAACTGCACAGTCACTTCCTGAGTCAGCTGGACTACAACTGCACAGTCACTTCCTGAGTCAGCTGGACTACAACTGCACAGTCACTTCCTGAGTCAGCTGGACTACAACTGCACAGTCACTTCCTGAGTCAGCTGGACTACAACTGCACAGTCACTTTATGCTACAAATACAACAAAATGacagctccatactataaccctgtggaacaggGGGGGACAGGaggccagctccatactataaccctgtggaacagggggccagctccatactataaccctgtggaacagtagggaacagggggccagcgccatactataaccctgtggaacagctccatactataaccctgtggaacagggggccagctccatactataaccctgtggaacagtagggaacagggggccagctccatactataaccctgtggaacagctccatactataaccctgtggaacagggggccagctccatactataaccctgtggaacagggggccagctccatactataaccctgtggaacagctccatactataaccctgtggaacagggggccagctccatactataaccctgtggaacagtaAGGAACAggggccagctccatactataaaCCCTGTGGAACAGGGGaccagctccatactataaccccgtggaacagtagggaacagggggccagctccatactataaccccgtggaacagtagggaacagggggccagctccatactataaccctgtggaacagtagggaacagggggccagctccatactataaccctgtggaacagtagggaacaggggccagctccatactataaccctgtggaacagggggccagctccatactataaccctgtgAAACAGTAGGAAacagggggccagctccatactataaccctgtggaacaggggaccagctccatactataaccctgtggaacagtagggaacaggaggccagctccatactataaccctgtggaacagggggccagctccatactataaccctgtggaacaggggaccagctccatactataaccctgtggaacagtaggaaacagggggccagctccatactataacccccagtggaacagggggccagctccatactataaccctgtggaacagggggccagctccatactataaccctgtggaacagggggccagctccatactataaccctgtggacaagtagggaacagggggccagctccatactataaccctgtggaacagtagggaacagggggccagctccatactataaccctgtggaacagtagggaacagggggccagctccatactataaccccgtGGAACAGTAGGAAacagggggccagctccatactataaccctgtggaacagtagggaacagggggccagctccatactataaccctgtggaacagggggcagctccatactataaccccgtGGAACAGGGGgcagctccatactataaccccgtggaacagtagggaacagggggccagctccatactataaccctgtggaacaggggccagctccatactataaccccgtGGAACAGTAGGAAacagggggccagctccatactataaccctgtggaacagtagggaacagggggccagctccatactataaccctgtggaGCAGGGGGCAGCTCCATACTATAAACCCTGTGGAacagggggccagctccatactataaccctgtggaacagggggccagctccatactataaccctgtggaacagtagggggccagctccatactataaccctgtggaacagtagggaacagggggccagctccatactataaccctgtggaacagtagggaacagggggccagctccatactataaccctgtggaacagtagggaacagggggccagctccatactataaccctgtggaacagtagggaacagggggccagctccatactataaccctgtggaacagtagggaacagggggccagctccatactataaccctgtggaacagtagggaacagggggccagctccatactataaccctgtggaacagtagggaacagggggccagctccatactataaccctgtggaacaggggccagctccatactataaccccagtggaacagggggccagctccatactataaccctgtggaacagtagggaacagggggccagctccatattataaccctgtggaacagtagggaacagggggccagctccatactataaccctgtggaacagggggccagctccatactataaccccgtGGAACAggggccagctccatactataaccccgtggaacagtagggaacaggggccagctccatactataaccctgtggaacagggggccagctccatactataaccctgtggaacagtagggaacagggggccagctccatactataaccctgtggaacagtagggaacagggggccagctccatattataaccctgtggaacagtagggaacagggggccagctccatactataaccctgtggaacagtagggaacaggggccagctccatactataaccctgtggaacagtagggaacagggggccagctccatactataaccctgtggaacagtagggaacagggggccagctccatattataaccctgtggaacagtagggaacagggggccagctccatactataaccctgtggaacacagctccatactataacgtgtggaacagggggccagctccatactataacccgtggaacagtagggaacagggggccagctccatactataaccccagtGGAACAggggccagctccatactataacccctgtggaacagtagggaacagggggccagctccatactataaccctgtggaacagctccatactataaccctgtggaacagtagggaacagggggccagctccatactataaccccgtGGAACAGGGaccagctccatactataaccctgtggaacagtagggaacaggggccagctccatactataaccctgtggaacagtagggaacaggggccagctccatactataacccctgGAACAGGGGaccagctccatactataaccctgtggaacagtaGGGAAAGGGGCCAGCTCCATAAACTATAACCCCGTGGAACAGGGGAATAAGCTCCATACTATAGGCCTGTGGAACAAGGGTATAATggggccagctccatactatTGTTTAACAGGGGACCAGCTCCATACTATAGGCCCTGTGGAGCAGTCTGGAACAGGGGTCCAGCtctccatactataacccctgGGAACAGTAGGGAACAGGGGGCCAGCTCCTATTATAAACCCGTGGAACAGTAGGAAAAAGACTTCTCAGAGAGCTACAGGCCTGGACAAGTCAGGCAGTTATACTAAACTACAGAACACAAAGAAGTAGGACATGAATAATTACATGTCAGCATCTGGCATTCTCAGCTCCAGAAGACTAATACACTTGGCACTACCTATCCTGCTGAGCTGaagccttggcattctctcagagaGCTGATACAAGGCCTGCTGAGCTGaagccttggcattctctcagagaGCTGATACAAGGCCTGCTGAGCTGaagccttggcattctctcagagaGCTGATACAAGGCCTGCTGAGCTGgagccttggcattctctcagagaGCTAATACAAGGCCTGCTGAGCTGaagccttggcattctctcagagaGCTGATACAAGGCCTGCTGAGCTGaagccttggcattctctcagagaGCTAATACAAGGCCTGCTGAGCTGaagccttggcattctctcagagaGCTAATACAAGGCCTGCTGAGCTGaagccttggcattctctcagagaGCTGATACAAGGCCTGCTGAGCTGaagccttggcattctctcagagaGCTAATACAAGGCCTGCTGAGCTGaagccttggcattctctcagagaGCTAATACAAGGCCTGCTGAGCTGAAgcattggcattctctcagagaGCTAATACAAGGCCTGCTGAGCTGaagccttggcattctctcagagaGCTAATACAAGGCCTGCTGAGCTGaagccttggcattctctcagagaGCTAATACAAGGCCTGCTGAGCTGaagccttggcattctctcagagaGCTGATACAAGGCCTGCTGAGCTGaagccttggcattctctcagagaGCTAATACAAGGCCTGCTGAGCTGaagccttggcattctctcagagaGCTGATACAAGGCCTGCTGAGCTGaagccttggcattctctcagagaGCTAATACAAGGCCTGCTGAGCTGaagccttggcattctctcagagaGCTAATACAAGGCCTGCTGAGCTGAAGCCTCAGTCTTTAGGTCTCAGTCAAGGTTTCTCATCAAACAAGCAATATAGTTTTTTTCCTGCATCACAGGAAATATAGTCTAGCTCAACTTCAGCATCACAGGAAATATAGTCTAGCTCAACTTCAGCATCACAGGAAATATAGTCTAGCTCAACTTCAGCATCACAGGAAATATAGTCTAGCTCAACTTCAGCATCACAGGAAATATAGTCTAGCTCAACTTCAGCATCACAGGAAATATAGTCTAGCTCAACTTCAGCATCACAGGAAATATAGTCTAGCTCAACTTCAGCATCACAGGAAATATAGTCTAGCTCAACTTCAGCATCACAGTTCGTAGGgaggtaaaacatttaaaaatggacATACGTTTTTTAAAAAAGGACTATGTAATTATACGGCCATCAGCTGCACCTATTACGATAAACAGCAGCAGTCGGCAGAACATTAGACTGCTGCTGACGTCACCGGTTGGAAACACTGGTGGATTAATAGAAGATCTGAGTCGGGGGTTTAGACGGAAACAAAACTCCAGAAGAATCATCGGAGCCAGTTAAACACTACTGCCTTGGACGGGCGGGGGCATTTCCCCCCCCCCTTACCCACAATGCACTTGGAAAATAAAACAGTTTTATGCCTGGAGTGGAAAAGAGGAGTTAAGAGGAGTGTGATGATGTCAGCGCTGCGGTGACAAATGGAGAGTTACAGCTCATAGAGACCAATGGAAGCTACTGGAAGGATCCCAACTAGAGAGTTACATCTCATAGAGACGAATGGAAGCTACTGGAAGGATCCCAACTAGAGAGTTACATCTCATAGAGACCAATGGAAGCTACTGGAAGGATCCCAACTAGAGAGTTACATCTCATAGAGACCAATGGAAGGATCCCAACTAGAGAGTTACATCTCATAGAGACCAATGGAAGTTACATCTCATAGAGACCAATGGAAGGATCCCAACTAGAGAGTTACATCTCATAGAGACCAATGGAAGGAGTTACATCTCATGGAAGGATCATAGAGACCCAACTAGAGAGTTACATCTCATAGAGACCAATGGAAGGATCCCAACTAGAGAGTTACAGCTCATAGAGACCAATGGAAGGACCCCAACTAGAGAGTTACATCTCATAGAGACCAATGGAAGGATTCCAACTAGAGAGTTACAGCTCATAGAGACCAATGGAAGCTACTGGAAggatcccaaatggcagcctattccctatatactacacTACTTTGTCCAGAGCCTCATCAGGAACAGGAAGACATTAGGGACTTGGTCACTGGAGGCCACGGTGGCTGGGTCCATTACAGATTATAGGAAAGATGGGAAATACACACTGCTACTCCCCCCCTCCGAGTCAAATACACCCTGCTACTCTTCCCTCATAAACCCTTTATAAGGTGTATATAGATGGTTCAGAAATCACTCATAAACAAACATCTTGCTGTTAAGCATCTATGAAGTGCTTTTGAAGCATTTAGGAACACTTCATGAACGTTCTATAAAGACTTTGTTTCAAGTGGGACGGAGGGATGGAAAAGGAGGAGCAGGATCTTACCTAGAATGGAGTGGACTCTGACAGATAGCTGAGTTCTCAGGATCAGGATGGGCTTCTTCCCtctactgtggagagagagagaggatactttagtgaagaggagagagaggaggagagagagagagagag comes from Oncorhynchus tshawytscha isolate Ot180627B unplaced genomic scaffold, Otsh_v2.0 Un_contig_881_pilon_pilon, whole genome shotgun sequence and encodes:
- the LOC121845504 gene encoding uncharacterized protein LOC121845504, with the translated sequence MTLLILRFYIHYSEMTRSLLILRFYIHYSEMTRSLLILRFYIHYSEMTRSLLILRFYIHYSEMTRSLLILRFYIHYSEMTLLILRFYIHYSEMTLLILRFYIHYSEMTLLILRFYIHYSEMTRSLLILRFYIHYSEMTLLILRFYIHYSEMTLLILRFYIHYSEMTLLILRFYIHYSEMTRSLLILRFYIHYSEMTRSLLILRFYIHYSEMTRSLLILRFYIHYSEMTLLILRFYIHYSEMTLLILRFYIHYSEMTLLILRFYIHYSKMTLLILRFYIHYSEMTWSLLILRFYIHYSEMTLLILRFYIHYSEMTLLILRFYIHYSEMTLLILRFYIHYSEMTRSLLILRFYIHYSEMTLLILRFYIHYSEMTLLILRFYIHYSEMTWSLLILRFYIHYSEMTWSLLILRFYIHYSEMTWSLLILRFYIHYSEMTRSLLILRFYIHYSEMTRSLLILRFYIHYSEMTLSLLILRFYTHYSEMTLLIL